The sequence AAGCGACTTGCGGATCATCGGCACATGCTTGAATGCAAATATCACCGTCTGAATACGCGGTTTCCAGCTGATCTTTTGGAAAATGGGGCAACTGCTTTAATTCACTTGGTCGTTTATGCGCAAGGCCCAGCTCTGGTTTTTCAAATAGAGAGGGACCAACGCCGAATGTAATTGTTAAATTCGATGCGTCCAGCCCTTTTGATTCGCCTGTATCTTTTGCCGGAACAAATCCGTTCGATGAGGCTTCCCCGATAGGCTCGCCATTCATCAGACGAACGGTAAGTGGAGTCCATGCTTTAAAGAGGTTTTGCAATTCTTTCAAGGACTTGACAGTGACGTTTAACGAAGCAAAGTAGACATGAGTGGGAACTTCGTTCGCAATCCCAGATTGGTGGGCACCATAAAAATTCACTTTATTGACGGCACTCTCATCATCATCTGGCGCAGTCATGCCAAATACGTTTAAAATGCCGCCAAGGCCTGAAGCGCCAATTGCAATGCCCGCAGCACCTGCTCCAGTGTACTTGAGCATTTGCCTACGGGAAATTTTCTTATCGTAAAACTTCTCTTCTTTTGACTCAGTCAATTCACTCACTCCATTATGATCCCCATTTGGCTTAATGGTTCACCGAGATGATTTACCGCTTCGGATAATGCTTTCGTATCTTCCTTCGTTAAATCGAGGTAAGAGACATAGCCGCCTTTTCCATCTTCATACATAGCAAGTAATTCATTGATTGCCGCGAACTTATCGGTTAATTCGTTAACAAGTTCAGTATCTTTTTCAGCAATTTTATCTTTTAGGATTTCAAAAATCTTTTCGGCGCCTTCAATATTTGCTTTGAAGTCATAGAGATCCGTATGGGAATAAATTTCTTCCTCTCCAGTGATCTTTGAAGTAGACACTTCATTCAACAAATCGACGGAGCCTGTAATCATCAAGTCAGGTGACACGTCAACCGTTTCCACACGCGCGCGCAATTCCTTGGCGTCTTTCAACAGTTGGTCAGCAATTTCTTCATAACCTACGGTCGTATTCTCAACCCATAGACCATATTCAATTTTATGGTACCCGGACCAATCCTCTTCACCAAGACCTTCGTCTTCAATATCTGCTAAACGTGCGTCGATACGAGGATCCAAGTCACCAAAGCTTTCCGCAATTGGTTCAGACCGTTCGAAATACATACGGGCTAAAGGATAAATTGTTTTTGCTTCTTCCAGTTCTCCGTTTTTCACCGCAGTCACGAACTTTTCAGTCTCTAGAACGAATTGGTCCATCTGTTCTAAAGCAAACTGTTTATATGCATCTAGTTCTTGAGTTAAATCTATTGTTGTTCCTACCGCGTTTTGTTCTGAAGTAGACTTGTCATTCTCAATTGCATTACAGCCTGACAAGATAAGGCCTCCGCTAACTAAAATTGATAAAAGTGCGTTTCTCTTCATCATAATCCTTCTTTCTATAGGAGAATAAAATCTCTTCATTAATAATGATAATCATTCTCATCATCTTGTCAATAGAAAATAGAGCATTGAATTAGAAA is a genomic window of Sporosarcina oncorhynchi containing:
- the efeO gene encoding iron uptake system protein EfeO; its protein translation is MKRNALLSILVSGGLILSGCNAIENDKSTSEQNAVGTTIDLTQELDAYKQFALEQMDQFVLETEKFVTAVKNGELEEAKTIYPLARMYFERSEPIAESFGDLDPRIDARLADIEDEGLGEEDWSGYHKIEYGLWVENTTVGYEEIADQLLKDAKELRARVETVDVSPDLMITGSVDLLNEVSTSKITGEEEIYSHTDLYDFKANIEGAEKIFEILKDKIAEKDTELVNELTDKFAAINELLAMYEDGKGGYVSYLDLTKEDTKALSEAVNHLGEPLSQMGIIME